In Lemur catta isolate mLemCat1 chromosome 5, mLemCat1.pri, whole genome shotgun sequence, the genomic stretch CTGAAGTCTCTTGTTTGACCCTGCGGCACCTGAGTTTGTAAACGAGTTCCTAAATATCTCCCCCAAGGGACTTCCCGCACACACCCTGCCTCTCCAGCACACATTGGGCGCCGGTGTTAATTGGGCAAAcctagaaaagaaatcaaaattaatCACAGAAATTAATGGAGGACCAGACTAAGATCAACTACTTAAGGCTCTCCATTGTAAAAGGGGGCTGGAGTAGAACGAAAATGTTAATACTCTCACTTTAAGTTAGTAACCagtaaaaaagaaagtcataaagGTACTTCAGGAGGCCGAGACTAGGTCAGTCTAAACTGTTTTGATGTCCCAAGACACATGGGTTCCCATTCCTTGACTGTTTGGGAAACGAATGAAGCTCTTTAGAAAGAAAGCCACAGAGGTGGGGGAAGTGACATGGCTCGCCCAGCAGATGTCCTGGGCTATCAAGAGCTGCCAGACTGGACCTCCATTAGATCAGGGCTGCTTGCCCCAGCCTAAAATGTAAGTGACGCAAGATGATTTTCAGTGAGGGTAGCAGATCATTGTAGAAAGGAGCTGGAGAAGGGCAGAGTCAGAATTTGGCCTTGGCAAACacaagacagaggaagagagaccttCCTCTACCCTTTCACTCTGGTGTGGCTGGTGCCCCGTTATTTGCCCTTTAGAGAGGCGGCAATCTTGACGCAGGCCAGACGGCTCCCGTCGCTGCTCAGGATGCTCTCGATGCGGTAGTTCCCGGTGCTGAGCCAGCTGGGCAGCTCCAGGTCAGGCACGGTGAAATCACTCTTGGGCAGTGAGTAGGTGCCCTGTGGGAAAGTCAGCGGACCACCAGTCAGCAGGGGGCCTGCTGATGGGATCTCTCTCGTGGAGCCACCGCTAAGATTATAGCCAGGAACTGTCCCTCCTCCGAATAGCAACATAAGGTTAGAGACTGCCATGGCTCTGTAGAGCACAGATTACTATAGCTAAAGGGACTTGGAGATCACATCCAAGTTCAAGTCTCCCATTTCAAAGATGGATAAACTGAGGCCCCCAAAAGTTAAGTGATTCCAGATAGGTCAAAGCAACTTGCATATCCAGAAACATCCAGATCTACAGAAGGAGAATGCAAAGACTCGTCTGTCTAAGCCCCAACTCTTGAGCACAGGAGTAAGGCTGTCCCCTCACTAAGTACTCACATCTTTGAAGGGACAGTGGCAGGGAAGCCCGTAGGTGTGCAAGGGCTCTGGGCAGGGCTCCCCAGGGGGAATAATAGTATCAAGCACATCACAGAAGTCTTCATATGTACAGCTGCCAATCTGTTCCACGCAGGGGATTTTGACCCAGAAGCCAGCCACTTCCTTCTCCACAGTTAATTCCACCTGGTGAAAAAGAGTTTGAAAAAGGTTACAAGTGTAAATTCCAGGGCAAACATACCAgcttctctgtctctttaaaacgtcagcaagaggccaggcacagtggctcacgtctgtaatcctagcattctgggaggccaaggcaggaggatcacttgagatcaggagttcgagaccagcccgagcaagagcaagaccccatctctacttaaaaaaatacaaaaaataagctgggcgtggtggcccacacatgtagtcgcagctactcaggaggccaaggcaggaggattgcttgagctcaggagtttgaggttgccgtgagctaggctaatacctctgcactgtagcctggacaacagagcaagactctgtctccaaaaaaaaagtcagcaatACATTTTAATCACAGAATTTTTAACTGGATTGGACCTTAGAGATATTCTGTTCCAAGAATGACAGTTTTGTGGCACAGGCCCTTTCCTATGCCCATAGCAGACATTAATAACTGAATGTGAATTTCGCCCCCCTCATTGAACTATACACAGTCCTAGAATTCTTTAGGTAGTCACTAACCATTGATTAGAGCTAACACTTGCGTTGAAATGCACTTGTCATCTAACTGCTAGTTGGTGAACTTCATTGTCTCCTGCACTTTCCCTCCGAGCCCAGTCTTGACCTCAGAATCCTTTTCTACACAGGACTCCAGACAGCTAGCATCAACTGACCAGAGCTGGTTACCAAGATTCATTGGCTGTTCCTGCATCATATTTTCTCTGTACAGCCATAGAAGATAGAAATAAGAACAATAGGGACTTACGGGGAGATCATTTTGCGATTGGTAGGATATTTTAATCACAGTTAGGTTACAACAGATGGAACCACTCCAAGAAGAAGTGGCCCCCTGGACTCAGTTGGGGAAGCTACAAAAGGAGCCCTGCACTCAGAGAGAAGGTAGATGAGAAGATCTAGAACACACTTCACACCTGCATGCTGTCATGATTCTCCTCCTGTTCTGGAGGTTGGAGCTGAACTGGGAGAAATGGCCAGGACTTCAAGGTGGGCAGTCCCAGCTGTTCCTGGCACGTGCTAAGCACTTACTATTTATTAGTTGTCTCTAGTGCCAGATGAGTTATTCCTTGGAACCATGTTCATGCCCCACCAAAGGTATCAAGGGAAAACTCTCAGGAAAGGGCAGTAGGAAATGAGCTCTCAAGTATCTGATTCCTTGCAGGTGCTACGGCAGGAAGCCACGTTTTTAGGATCCATTTCAGCTGTGATGTTCTAGAATTCTGAGTCTCAGCCTCCAAGCTCACTTTCCCTGGGGCTTTGTTTCTAAGCGAGAAATGCTGAAGGGGCACTTACACCCCCTGAGCCTGCTGGGCTCAGGCTGGATCCCCAGGCTGTGGGTTCGAGTCTTCCACCTGCCCCAGATGTCAGGAAATTGGCTGCCGGccaatcctagcatgctgggaggctgaggcaggaggatcgctcgaggtcaggagttccagacggGAGGATATCGGCTGCCTTCCTCCAAGCCCAGAAAGAAGGCAGAAGTCAACACACCCTGCATCTCAAGTGGACAAATTCAATTTGGTCCCTCGCTGGCCTCGGCTGCTGCTGACACACCCATTATCCTCACTCCCACTCACACAGCACCCTCCCAGCTCCCTCTCTCCTGCCAAACCTGCTCCCGCCACCCCTCTGCCTGGAGCCAGAGGGCCTGGGTTGGagtgctggttctgccacttacaagcACTATGCCCTTGCGGAGTTACTTATCTCCTCTGAGTgtccatttcctcatcttcaaaggcCTGATATCTCGTAGCACCTGCCTCTCCCACGGGCCCCATCCAAGGAGACAATAACTGCCcagcacttaacacagtgcctgaaaTCCACAATTTGCCTCCTACCTGACTTGTATCCCACCTTCTTCCTTAGTTAATACCCTCTCCTCATTTCCCCAATACCCCAATAAAAATGGTTGAACCAGTTATACCTTGAACAAGAACACCCAGCTGAGGGGCCCAGCAGGGGGCCAGCATCCTGCCTGGCTCCTCCCAGCAGGCTTAAGTCCCATAGGGCTGCATGGTCTAGAGGGGGCAGTGCCTTCCTCACCCCTACTCCTACCCCCATCCCAAGCAGGACACCGGAGGGGTGCCGGACTTAAGTCCATAGATGGTTCTAAGGCAGCAGCCACGCCTACCATATAGGGATTACAAACTATGACTCATTTCTGATTCTCAATCTACTGGCTAGGATGGCTCAGAAGAGCAAGCGGGACTGGGTAATTCCAGGACTTCCCTGAGACTTCCATAGCACAGCCTAGATACACTCTTCTGTGTCATGGGACCTGGCGTTGGGATCTCGGGTTCTAGTCTTAGGTTGGCACGCACCTGCTGGGGCCCGTAagcaagtcccttcccctctcaaGGACTCTGTTTCTCCATCTTGACAATCGGGTACCTACCTGTTATGACATCCTAAAAGTCAGTTTCTtgcaatttggggaaaaaaaaaaaaaaacttctcctTTTGGTCCCTGCATACGGCCACTCACACAAAGGCCCTGGATAAAGACTCACTGACAGCAAGTGACTTGAAGGGCAGCCATTTTAGGGGAGGGGCGCTTATATCTCTGACACAGGCCCCAGGCAGGGGGCATTGCAAGTACATGACTTTGGCAGGTGGGGGACCACGT encodes the following:
- the GM2A gene encoding ganglioside GM2 activator, translated to MQPLLQAPLLLALGLLLAGPAAPAHVHLKQLSSFSWDNCDEGKDPAVIKSLTLEPDPIVVPGNVTISANGKTSVALTSPLKVELTVEKEVAGFWVKIPCVEQIGSCTYEDFCDVLDTIIPPGEPCPEPLHTYGLPCHCPFKDGTYSLPKSDFTVPDLELPSWLSTGNYRIESILSSDGSRLACVKIAASLKGK